A genome region from Triticum aestivum cultivar Chinese Spring chromosome 2B, IWGSC CS RefSeq v2.1, whole genome shotgun sequence includes the following:
- the LOC123047421 gene encoding putative serine/threonine-protein kinase: MSWCCLPRAKKQQHDNNNLYSHRQRENLVAQSSISGISAEKNIRLFSYAQLKSATDNFNRNNKVGRGGFGTVYKGTIPNKQDVAVKVLSAESRQGIREFLTEIDVISNVKHPNLVELIGCCVEEDNRILVYEYLENSSLDRALLGSNSDPANFTWSVRSSICIGVARGLAYLHEEIPSPIVHRDIKASNILIDKNYVPKIGDFGLAKLFPDNITHISTRVAGTTGYLAPEYAWHGQLTKKADIYSFGVLAIEIVSGKSGSRSLLADDKFLLEKTWELYEAGSLKELVDPDLGDYPDEEAIRFIKVALFCTQAAAARRPSMLQVVKMLSKPIRINESELTAPGYISEYNSGVSKATASSDSRFKNSTTADDSDMFSTVVPQTVTDVSPR; this comes from the exons ATGAGCTGGTGTTGCCTCCCAAGAGCCAAGAAACAACAGCACGACAACAACAATCTCTACTCCCATAGACAACGGGAGAATCTTGTCGCCCAAAGCAGCATAAGCG GCATTTCAGCTGAGAAGAACATAAGGCTATTCTCTTATGCTCAGCTGAAATCAGCAACAGACAACTTCAACCGCAACAACAAAGTCGGACGAGGAGGCTTCGGGACAGTTTATAAG GGAACCATACCAAACAAGCAAGATGTCGCGGTCAAAGTTCTCTCTGCTGAATCCAGGCAGGGCATCAGGGAATTCTTGACAGAAATCGACGTTATTAGCAATGTGAAGCATCCTAACCTTGTGGAGTTGATCGGTTGTTGCGTCGAAGAAGACAACCGCATTTTGGTGTATGAGTACCTAGAGAACAGCAGCCTTGACCGCGCGCTGTTGG GCTCTAACAGCGATCCTGCTAATTTTACATGGAGCGTAAGATCTTCCATATGCATCGGTGTTGCCAGAGGTCTTGCATACCTTCATGAAGAGATCCCATCACCGATCGTGCACAGAGATATCAAGGCTAGCAATATACTCATCGACAAGAATTACGTCCCCAAGATCGGGGACTTCGGTCTGGCCAAACTATTTCCAGACAATATCACCCACATCAGCACCCGAGTAGCCGGAACAAC AGGTTACCTTGCACCTGAATATGCATGGCATGGTCAGTTGACAAAGAAAGCAGATATATACAGCTTCGGGGTCCTCGCAATCGAGATCGTCAGCGGCAAGAGTGGCTCGAGGAGCCTGCTGGCTGATGATAAGTTTCTTCTAGAGAAG ACCTGGGAGCTGTATGAAGCAGGGAGCCTCAAGGAACTGGTTGATCCAGACCTTGGAGATTACCCTGATGAGGAGGCCATCAGGTTCATCAAGGTGGCCCTCTTCTGcacgcaggcggcggcggcgcggcggccatcGATGCTGCAGGTGGTGAAGATGCTGTCCAAGCCCATCCGGATCAACGAGAGCGAGCTGACGGCGCCGGGGTACATCAGTGAGTACAATAGCGGTGTCTCCAAGGCGACGGCCTCCAGCGACTCGAGGTTCAAGAACTCGACCACGGCGGACGATTCCGACATGTTCAGCACGGTCGTGCCGCAGACGGTGACCGACGTCAGCCCTAGGTGA